The nucleotide sequence TTGCAGCTGGAGGTGGGATTAAGAAATCTGGTAAAAAGTAGCAGATTTGATGAGACTACATGGCAAGAAAAGCATTCACTCTCACTGGATGCTTGGCACTAGGATGGATTTCCAGGCTGATGTTGTGGGAAACATTAATTTGAGCACCTTTGTACATTTCgttcaaacaaaataaatggcTTTTTTTTGTTAATGTCCGCTGAGTTTCTTTACTTGTGTCCTTTGGTTCCTGTGGTGGATGATCAGGAGATAAAGCAGAAGTCCTCCAGATTATATTAatagactacagctctcatcattctGCTTCAGAGACCGTGCAGAGTATTTATGTTCAGCAGCAGAATAAAGGGGcacacaaaacagaaaaagagaggATCTATTAAGGTCCTTAACTGTTTGTTAGAAGTGAGTGAGCTGTCaagtctgggtttccccagccactctgggcagcttccaacagaatgttaaaatacaataatctattaaacattaaaagcttccctaaacagggctgctttcagactaAAGGTCTTTAATGCCAAAGTAGCCCCAAAACTCCTGTACGGCACTCCATTATGGATTGGTGCAGTTAACCAATGGTTGGAATGCATCTGTGCAAAATCCTGGGGCTGCCAAATTGTGTGCCACGTGCAGCCATGTGTCTGAAAACTGGACAAAGGCTGCTGGAAACAATATTCTTAGTACAATAGAACGGCATACGTCACATGGGAACACAGGTGGCAAATACCGATGTTTCCCCTTTCTGGGTTCTGCACCCAACCTCCCAGACCCACAGATAAGGGTATCACCCCAAGCAGGCCAATCGGTGGATCTCAAAGCAAGCAGTGTATGAGCTCAATGCTACAGCTTCTACCAATTAGGGATGGGGTCATCTTGACTATCGACATGGCGTAAGCAGAGCTTCCGGAGCAGTccacctttggttcaacacaaTCCACCTCTTCAAGATGACCCCCTAACAATCTACGCGCCCTGTAAGTTCCTTGGGGtcttggaggaggaggggagttgTGCGGTGAACCCTGTTCTTGTCTGCAGGCACAATTTATAGCAGCGCTGTAAAACATGCAAAAGCGATTCCATAGTTataactacagtggaacctctacttacaacaataatccgttccggaggtccgttcataaCTAGAAACGTACACAAGTAGATGCACACTTTCCCGTAAGATAACATCAATTCATTTGTGCTCTTGTTATTTGCCTCATTTTTTCTCTTCTGTTCTTCCTTGCTCCCCAGTACTGGGTAAAATTTGTGTGCaactgatttgtatgctgtgtTTATAGTTAGGTGAGCAGAGGCAGGAGTGATGTTCTTGCTAAAAATGCACATTCCAAATTGAGCCAGAGATAGCTGCAGTGGGTGGATGAGGTTATATTTGGAGCAATGCAACTCCCTTTGCCCTTCCGCCTGCCTTTAAGAGGGCATTAGATTCTATTGATGCCACCTTATTTCGATTTAGCTCAGCATTTTAAGAGAAGCATTCAGCAGAGGTGAagggggaaaaactttggaaatcTGGTTATTCCaaattggttttttgtttttttactgcccccccccagcaacttgCTGCTTGAAATGCTGCAGTTTCTCAGCTACAGTTTTTTGTGATCTGtcctttgttttgtaaaatattgttttgttttccagaatATGGTTGTATTCTCAGGTGCAAGCGTTTCAAAGCAGGGCTTTCAAAAACATTTATCCGTTTTTGGTTCCGATACCAACATTTACTACTATAAATGaacaataaagatttttttttaaaaaaaatgttttgcgaAAACTGAGAAAGGACAAAGGTGAAGGGACGGGATATCCTCCCTGTTTCTCCAGCATGATGGGGAGAGAGTACACAAGACAGAGCATATTGGAAGACGGGAATGTATCTGTGAAAGTATGTCATGGGAAGAGAATTTTCTGTCATTTTCTTCAAAGGCCAGACTATCATGAGATTCTGGGCTGAGTGGCAGCTCCTGCTTTTTCCTCCAGCCAGGAGCCCGCAGCAGCGTAACAAgcgcgtaccctccaacatttctctgatgaaaatagggacgtccagaggaaaagtgggacattccagaatcaaatcagaaagcaggatggcttctgtaaatacggaactgtccctggaaaacagggacacttggagggcctgcaaAACGTTTCCCCTGAGCATGCCAAGAGCGCCTTTCCCGCCTTAGGCGCCCTCTCCTCTGGGATTACGAAAGCCCGAGCTCCAGGCCTCTAATTTTAGAAATGAAACCAGGAACGGGCGGAGCGGAGGCGGTGGCGGCTCGACGGGGACGCACAAACGGGCGGAGGTGGCTGCTTGATCTGCGGCCGCCAGAGGGCTCTTGCGGAGGCTGCTCGGTGACAGCAGCGGCGGCTCTCCTCGTCGGCTCAGGCTTGGGGTTGCGCTTCCTAGGTCAGGGtctgcagctgcttcctccattgCGAGCGGAGAAGCAAGTCGGTGCGCCGCTTGGAGAGGGAAGGCGCCTTTTGCGCGCGCGGCGCTTCGGAGAAGCCACACGGGGGGCCCCCCCCGAGCCGCGCCTGGTGGGTGCTGGGGGTGACCCCCGTTCGTGCGGTGGAGGCAAGCCGGGGAGCCTCCCTCCGAGGGGGCTCCCGCGCGTGTGACCCCCGAAGGCGACGCGGTTTTGTTGCTGCCACTCTGGACCCCCTTTAACTTGGGCACCCAAGGAGGAGGGAGCATCTCCCACTGGCAGGTTAGCGGCCACGGCAGTGGGTGCGCGGGTGGGTTAAAAGGGGGTTCGGTGGCgggagaaggagggggacaaACGCGGCCGGAGATGCTCACTGCCGCAAGTAGATGCAGCGAGGGCGGAAAGCCGGAGTCCACTCCGAAGTCAGTCTCCGTCCGAGGGCCGAGGGCCCAGGTAAACGCTTGCTTTTAACGTCGCAGTGCAAATTTGTGCACGTCGTCTGTTAAAAAGAAGAGACTCGACGGCCAGGTCAGCGTGCATGGGGTGTAGCTGCTTGAGCGCGGTTCTCTGCTTGTCTGCACAGGCTTGGCAGATGTGGCGCAGATAAGCCTAGTGTCCCCTTGGGGCATGCTGTCGAGAtggtttcatagaattgtaaagttggaagggaccccgagggtcatctaatgcaCCCCCCTGCCATCCaggaaactctgctaaagcacccatgacggatgaccctccaacctctgcttaaaatcctccaaggaaggagaggccgtgagggagactgttccactgtcagaaagttcttcctgatgttcagtacTTGAAGAAGCAACTCTCCCTATCCCAGCCTCCCTCTTCGCTCCCTCTTCAGGGGTAGTCCTCTAGTCCCATTATGGGAGGAGATGCATCAAGTGGCCTTCCCTGGAGGAGTGCCCCCCCTCCATTTATTTGTAGGTCCGCCCCTCCCAGGTACTGATTAGGCTGACTTTGCATTTTGGTCCCACGTGAGAACATTAGGGAGCTTCCTGAAACAATAAGCTGAATTGTTAAATTGTGATACAGTACTGCCTGCAGGTTTCTTTCAAGACGGTTCTGGAACCGTGAGTGGCACGTTTGTGTCTCTACTGATATTTCCGCTTGCTCTGATTGTTTCGTGAATTGTATTGTTCGGTGGTTTTATACGCAGCTCACCCTGGGATTGTTACTGGATGAGAAAGGAAGGATAGAAAAATTGGTAAATGAATCTGGAGCCGTGTTCAGGCATTATACTCACAAGTAGGTACAAGAATAGCCCCCTTGCCGTGGACGCTGTGTGCATCACCTTCTGGTATTCGCAGTATGCAAACATCTGCATGTGGCaaagccctgcagatgttgcgcTGTGTGCATGGATGCTGGGGTTAAACAGCATGCATGGTGTCAGAACTTGGGCTACTCAGAGTATCTCCTGCACGCTGCTTGTGTCTTGGACTTATTTGTGAGCCTAACTCCTGGAATAGGACTAGGGAGCAGTAGTCATTCTGTCTTAGTTAACCAGGAATAGAAAAGTGCTGTGCATCTGGCTTCATATGAGTGAACTTGTGTATGCATTTCATGCTGCAAgtctgggtatgtttagtttTATTATTGGAGCATTTATTTATCCGCCGCCTGAATGTAATAAAACTTCAACGTGGTTTGCACAAAGAACAAAACGATAAAATTGCCCGTATGAAACAGTTAGAAACAAACAattggaaacatttttaaaaactgaaattaacaataagctaaaaacatGTGCCATTTGCTTGGAAATGAAgctgcgtacacacacacacacacacacacacacacacacacacgctactTGTAAGGAATATTATTTCCCTCAATGAATTCTGGGTGCGGTAGTTTTCCCCTTCCAGAGTTACAATGCTCAGcgacccttaacagactacagtgcccagaattcatCGGTAGGGGAAATGTCATTCGTACAGTaatttaaaggtatagtgtataCGCAACCCTACTTGGTCCTTGGTGTTATAGATGCGTCACAGTGTGGGGAATGTGTCCTTGTGGTGCTATGtcctgccatgggagcatatggCTGATAAAAGCAACCACCAGGCCAAGGCCAATTTTGTGATATAAACCGATCCGgactctgtgatcatcatctgatgaccttctttatgtgcctcctccacatgaggtCCAGATGGTTGCAACATGAGAAGGAGCCTTTTTTGCAGCGacttcctgtttgtggaatgctcttctctGGGAGGTTCGGCTGATGCCTTCATATTTAGATATTTAGGTACCTGGtggaaacattcctcttcaaccaggcctttgggtgatTCATATTCTgtagccttttaaatgttttttttttttttttaaatgaacgaaTGTGTttttgggaggtttttttttttactgttttgtctttattttatccttttatcttgtattttttatcttgtgtaccaccttgagatctttcatgtgaagggcagtatataaatttatttaattaataataatcattatcaggtgggaaaacccaccccacccagtttgactcttcctgcattgcagagacaacataaaaaattctttccagtagcaccttagagaccaactgagtttgttcttggtatgagctttcgtgtgcatgcacacttcttcagatacgaacacacgaaagctcataccaagaacaaactcagttggtctctaaggtgctactggaaagaattttctattttgtttcaactatggcagaccaacatggctacccacctgtaactgcattgcAGAGGCGTGGGATCACATCTCGGTGGAGCAGCCCCCAGACCGATCTGGGCGTGAGTAGAGAGGGTCTCTAACCTGTGTCAATATGCGTAACATGGGCATTCACCGTAAATGACTCTGACTGATATTTTATTATGATGCTTCTGCAGGTATAGGGAGCTACGAAGAGGAGGATTCAGTGCCATGGAAGGTGGCTTACAAAGCCCATTCCCCTGAAAGCCCCACGAGATGCTGACGCCCAGCCCCGAGTGCAGCCAGCCCCGCGAGAGCAACAGCAAGACtagagggggggaagaggggatGCCTCGCATCCGGCCTGCTGCGAAAGCCGCCCAAGGCATCCGCAAACGCAAGGACTTCGTGGTGTGCCAGCAGGGCGCTCAGGTGGAGGAGAAGCCCAACATCTGCATCGAGTGCGGGAAGACCTTCAGCCAGAACTCGAGCCTGGTCAACCACCGGCGCACGCACTCCGACGAGAAGCCGTACAAATGCCCCGACTGCGGCAAAAGCTTCGGGGTGAGCTCCAGCCTCAACCggcaccagaggatccacacgggggagaagccctacaagtgcggCGAGTGCGGCAAGCGGTTCAACGACAAGTCCAACCTGACGCAGCACCGGCgcatccacacgggcgagaagccctacaaATGCATCGACTGCGGCAAGAGCTTCAGCCGCAGCTCCCACAAGAAGCACCACCTGCGCCACCCGCCGGGGAAGAAGCTGGGCAAGGGGGGCGCCCCGCAGGCGGACGGCGCCTGCGCGGCCAGCGCCAAGCCCAAGCCCAGGAGGAAGGTGGAGGTGCTGAACACCTGCACCGAGTGCTGGCAGAGCTTCAGCCAGAACGCCGACCTCATCAAGCACATGCgtatccacaccggggagaagccctaccaGTGCAGCGTCTGCGAGAAGAGCTTCAGcgtcagctccaacctcttccggCACCAGcggatccacacgggcgagaagccctacgTGTGCTCCAGCTGTGGGAAGAGGTTCACCGACAAGTCCACCCTGGTGCagcaccagaggatccacaccggggagaagccctacgcCTGCCGGTTTTGCGGCAAGAGCTTCAGCCACAGCTCCCACCACAAGAGACACGAGAAGATCCACAAGGCGGATTACCCGATACTGGCCTACTCCGCCCCGCTGAGCTAGCAGGTTGctgtagggcagagctttccaaaccgtgTGTCGCGGCACGTTAAGTGTGTCGGCCACGGTGTGCAGGCATGTCGCCACGAACGCTTCCCACGCTCCtcccagtggtgtagtggttaagagccagtgtggtgtaggagagccagtgtggtgtaatggttaagagcggtagtctcgtcatctggtgaaccaggttcgattccccgctcctccatatgcagcttctgggtgaccttgggctagtcacacttctttgaagtctctcagccccactcacctcacagagtgtttgttgtgggggaggaagggaaaggagaacgttagccgctttgagactccttcgggtagtgataaagcgggatatcagatccaaactcttcttcttctactggggATGGAAATCAGGTctgtttaacctccagtttgctagtaaaactgaattaccgtgtCACAAAATGACACCTGTCTGGATAGTGTGtcaccaacgtgaaaagtttggaaaactctgtcgTAGGGGGGGAAAGGGTGTTCTCTGCTGGGAAGTCTTTTTTCAGAAGCACACAAGCCCCTTTGGAAGCTAGTGCGCAAAAAAAGCCTGGTGGGGTGGGAATGGgacgggaggggaggggagcccgCTGGACATCTCACCGATTGCCAGCTCACTGGCACATCAGCTGGCGATTTTTGGATCAATTCCGCTTCTTGAGATCTAGATGTGTCTAGCCTTCCATCCCAAAGGGGGCATTCTGGCCTAAATGGCAAAAGCGTTTTTCTCGACGGCTCTGCTCCAGACTGCAAGGGGGAGTGggtttgcatattttaaagaccTCCACATTTATCAAATGCCTtgctcattttttattattaaaaaaagcacATTAGGAACACAAGGCGAGGTtcctggatctggccaatggcccatctagtccagcatcctgttctcactgtggccagcccAGGTGCCTGTGAGCAAGCTGGACTTGAGTGTAACAGCCATTCTCCCAACCCTGGGTTCCCCAGCCCCTAGTATTCAGAGGCTGGGGGTAGAGCCTGGGCATTTTGGCTAGTAGCCAAAGAGGATCAGCGACATCCTTCTCCTCTGATGTGCAAACGGAAGGGTTTCAAAGGAATGCAAAAATGTgacacccaccccccacctgcagtctgaagtggtccAGTCTGTGAAGAACTGTTTGGCATGAGTTTGCCGGACATAGATCAACACTTGGTCTCAGCGCAGAGTCTCTTGACGTTTTCCTCCAGAACCGGTTCTGGCGGTGAAACAGCCTCGCTTAAAAAACAGAGCTCTTACAGTGAGCATCTCTGCTGAAGCTTTTGCTGCGTTTGGCTAAGCTCAAAAGCTccctgctatatatacattaaaaagaaCAACTCTTCTTAGAGTGACGCTGCAGAGACCGTGATTCTGCTTTTCAGACTTTGAAACGGCTGCGCTCATTTTTTCTTGCCACTTTTTCCAGCGTAGTTTTCAAAGTAGGGAGAGGGCCCTTTGACCCTGAAACCGTACTCTGGAAAGCTTCCCTGAAAAGGCAAGGTTTTGATCTACCTGTTCTTTGGAGAATATCGTTAGTTATATCAGGAAATTGTGTGCTCTGCATTTACCCCTTTCTGTAAGTCATGTTTTATAAATGTTTGTCATTCAAAGGTTATCAGGTGTGATGAAGCTGACCCTTTTGCTCTCCACAGAAAAGAGCGCTGCAGTGTACGGGCTAGTAGTATCTTGTCTTCTGGTTCCCTTTAGTGTCCGTTCCACCAATACTCTCTACTCATTAAGTACTTACCATACCTCAGTTATTTCGCCAACCCCTTTCTTCAAAAGCGTAGTTGGACAGTTTTTTCAGCTCCAGTGAACATTCCAGCAGGGTATTATAGGGCTGGAGGAACTTTGTCTCTCTGCGTATTTAATTTGCATGCAATTAACATAACGTGCATAAAAACAACAAGCAGAGGATGCTCGTTAATAGGTTTAGCTGGACATTGCACTTCTTCCCTTGTGCTGCCGATTAAGTTTCCGGTGTCGGGCCTCCGAGATTCTTTGCAGACAATCATTAGTTAGCGGCGGTCTCAGTTTTTACATTGCCACTTGGTTTAGCGTTAGGTTTATTAAGTTTTATGTGTTGCTGTCCTCTTATGAAAAGTCCCGAAGTGATTTACAACCAAGTAAAAAGTGCCGCGATAAGATCGCATGATAAAATGTAATTAGAAGCAGATTTAACAGTAGAGCATCGTGGTACCATCGGCTTGCCCAAAATGTTCGGGGAAACAAAAATGCTCTTACCTGCTGCTGGAACGATGGCAAGGTTGGCACCGAGGtagccaccctctggacctccctTGGAAATGATGTGTGGAAATGACCTCAGATTATGATCTCAGGGTATGGGCAGTCTCATCGAAAGAAGGAGGTCCTTAAGATATAGGGGACATGGGCTTTAGAGGTCgaaaccagcattttgaactgAGCCTGGAAACAGTGAGCCTTGGTGAAAAGTGAGAAAATAGCAAAAATGCATGGCAGATTATTTCCCCTGTTTTAGCCTGACTGAAGCTGCAGGAGTCATGGATGACACACCcagtattagttacaggtaggtagccgtgttggtctgccatagtcaaaacaaaataaaaaataaaaaatccttcacatgaaagctcataccaagaacaaacttacttggtctctaaggtgctactggaaggatttatatatatatatatatattttgttttgacacccaTTATTGttagactcccatcagccccagccaacatggcgaagtgtcaggggtgatgggaggtgatgcccagcaacatctgggcggCCACATCTTCCTCACCCCTGCTGGAAGTATTGCAGCAAGCCGGATTCTTGCAAGCAGAGTCCCTACAGCCATGCTTTGCAATTCAGCATCCCCAGAGGACAAGTGGCCAGTAAGTAATGTTGTCTATAGGCTTTAAActtgaagaattaaaaaaaaaaacactattctACTGCCCTGTCAACAAATCTACTTTGTTGCTTAAGACTTGTATCCTACCTTGTGTTTTAATGTACTGGAGTATAGACACTTGTGTGCAAACACTGCCATCAAG is from Lacerta agilis isolate rLacAgi1 chromosome 2, rLacAgi1.pri, whole genome shotgun sequence and encodes:
- the LOC117042005 gene encoding zinc finger protein 3 homolog — translated: MLTPSPECSQPRESNSKTRGGEEGMPRIRPAAKAAQGIRKRKDFVVCQQGAQVEEKPNICIECGKTFSQNSSLVNHRRTHSDEKPYKCPDCGKSFGVSSSLNRHQRIHTGEKPYKCGECGKRFNDKSNLTQHRRIHTGEKPYKCIDCGKSFSRSSHKKHHLRHPPGKKLGKGGAPQADGACAASAKPKPRRKVEVLNTCTECWQSFSQNADLIKHMRIHTGEKPYQCSVCEKSFSVSSNLFRHQRIHTGEKPYVCSSCGKRFTDKSTLVQHQRIHTGEKPYACRFCGKSFSHSSHHKRHEKIHKADYPILAYSAPLS